The following are from one region of the Leptolyngbya sp. CCY15150 genome:
- a CDS encoding DUF1995 family protein, producing MEQLPKSLEEAIAEAMVATQAALEDGYTRLQVELVFPELRMMPIAQQFLSAFEDRGSRLRVFFPDAGAAALARRDWGDKDYAIRGMGELKAKIQPDEELFIFIEPSSVEVGQLEELCTEAGDRPVVLLNPRLEDIATIGIGYAGRQLRERFLSQFDSCYYLQPTDGAAISRSYPSSWRVWLEREEGEYELIAEEPRKPVGEALNQLLLQATGGGESEAAQPSAMKRPGLLSGLQQFLRALSQ from the coding sequence ATGGAACAATTACCCAAAAGTTTAGAAGAAGCGATCGCTGAGGCTATGGTTGCCACCCAGGCGGCTTTGGAGGATGGCTATACGCGACTACAAGTCGAGCTGGTGTTTCCTGAACTGCGGATGATGCCGATCGCCCAACAGTTTCTATCGGCCTTTGAGGATCGAGGCTCAAGGCTACGGGTCTTCTTTCCTGATGCTGGGGCGGCAGCTCTGGCCCGTCGCGATTGGGGAGACAAAGACTATGCCATTCGTGGCATGGGAGAGCTGAAGGCCAAAATACAGCCTGATGAGGAGCTGTTCATTTTTATCGAACCGTCCTCGGTGGAAGTGGGGCAATTGGAAGAACTCTGTACCGAAGCAGGCGATCGCCCTGTGGTACTCCTGAATCCTCGTTTAGAAGATATTGCCACCATTGGCATCGGCTATGCTGGCCGGCAACTGCGGGAGCGATTTCTGAGCCAATTTGACTCGTGCTATTACCTGCAGCCCACCGACGGAGCCGCTATTTCTCGTTCCTATCCATCTTCTTGGCGGGTATGGCTAGAACGGGAAGAAGGCGAGTATGAGCTAATTGCCGAAGAACCTCGCAAGCCGGTGGGAGAAGCACTCAACCAACTGCTGCTGCAAGCGACCGGTGGTGGCGAATCGGAGGCGGCCCAACCCAGCGCCATGAAGCGTCCGGGTTTGCTATCGGGTCTTCAGCAGTTTCTACGGGCGCTGAGTCAGTAG